Proteins encoded by one window of Sphaerodactylus townsendi isolate TG3544 linkage group LG04, MPM_Stown_v2.3, whole genome shotgun sequence:
- the GABPA gene encoding GA-binding protein alpha chain → MTKREAEELIEIEIDGTEKQECTEESIVEQTYTTAEFVSQAIDINEPVGNLKKLLEPRLQCSLEAHEICLQDIQLDPDRSLFDQGVKTDGTVQLSVQVISRQGIEPKLNILEIVKPVETVEVVIDPDAHHTETEAHLVEETQVITLDGTKHITTISDETSEQVTRWAAALEGYRKEQERLGIPYDPVQWSTDQVLHWVVWVIKEFSMTDIDLNTLSIPGRELCSLSQEDFFQRVPRGEILWSHLELLRKYVLASQEHSGEIATVTIDQPVQIIPASVQPSTPTTIKVINSSAKAAKVQRAPRISGEDRSSPGNRTGNNGQIQLWQFLLELLTDKDARDCISWVGDEGEFKLNQPELVAQKWGQRKNKPTMNYEKLSRALRYYYDGDMICKVQGKRFVYKFVCDLKTLIGYSAAELNRLVTECEQKKLAKMQLHGIAQPVTAVALATASLQTEKEN, encoded by the exons ATGACTAAGAGAGAAGCAGAAGAACTGATAGAAATAGAAATTGATGGAACTGAGAAACAAGAGTGTACAGAAGAAAG CATTGTTGAGCAAACCTACACTACTGCAGAATTTGTGAGTCAGGCAATTGACATCAATGAACCAGTTGGAAATCTTAAGAAACTGCTGGAACCAAGACTTCAGTGTTCCTTGGAGGCTCATGAAATCTGCCTACAGGATATACag TTGGATCCAGATCGCAGTTTGTTTGATCAGGGTGTCAAGACAGATGGAACGGTTCAACTTAGTGTCCAAGTAATATCTAGGCAAG GAATCGAACCCAAGTTAAATATCCTTGAAATTGTAAAGCCAGTAGAAACTGTGGAGGTTGTGATTGACCCAGATGCCCATCATACTGAAACTGAAGCACACCTTGTTGAAGAAACTCAAGTGATAACACTGGATGGAACAAAGCACATTACCACCATATCTGATGAAACATCTGAACAAGTAACTCGGTGGGCTGCAGCATTAGAAGGCTACCGGAAAGAACAGGAACGCTTAGGAATTCCCTACG ATCCAGTACAGTGGTCAACTGACCAGGTCCTACACTGGGTAGTATGGGTAATAAAGGAGTTTAGCATGACAGATATCGACCTGAATACTCTTAGCATTCCTGGGAGAGAGTTGTGTAGTCTCAGTCAAGAAGACTTCTTCCAGAGGGTTCCTCGGGGAGAAATTCTTTGGAGCCACCTGGAGCTTCTCAGAAAAT ATGTTTTGGCAAGCCAAGAACACTCTGGAGAAATTGCAACAGTTACGATCGACCAAC CTGTGCAGATTATTCCAGCATCTGTACAGCCTTCTACCCCAACCACTATTAAAGTCATAAACAGTAGTGCAAAGGCAGCTAAAGTACAGAGAGCACCAAGGATTTCAGGAGAAGACAGAAGTTCACCTGGGAATagaacag GAAACAATGGTCAGATCCAGTTATGGCAGTTTTTGCTTGAGCTTCTGACAGACAAAGATGCTCGGGACTGCATTTCATGGGTTGGAGATGAAGGAGAGTTCAAACTAAACCAACCAGAACTTGTGGCACAGAAATGGGGACAACGTAAAAATAAGCCCACTATGAACTATGAGAAACTCAGTCGTGCTTTACG GTATTACTATGATGGGGACATGATCTGCAAAGTACAAGGCAAGAGGTTTGTGTACAAGTTTGTTTGTGACTTGAAGACTCTTATTGGGTATAGTGCGGCAGAGTTAAATCGGTTGGTCACAGAGTGTGAACAGAAAAAACTGGCAAAGATGCAGCTCCACGGCATTGCACAGCCAGTGACAGCAGTTGCACTGGCCACAGCATCCCTGCAAACCGAAAAGGAGAACTGA